The sequence TTCGTCGGCGTGCTGCGGTAGCCGTTGCCGTCACCGGACCCCGAGCCGGAGCTCGAGTGCGCGGCCTTCGTGCCACTGGTCAGCCGGCCCGCGAGGACACCGGCGGCCGCGGCGCCGAGCAGGAACAGGCCCGGCTTGCGGCGCGCGAAGTTGCGCACCTCGTCGAGCAGCTCGGCCGGCTCACGGTTCTGCAGCATCGAGGCGAAGTCCTCGACCGTGCCCGACGCCTGCTGGAGCAGGTCGCGCACCGGCCCGGGGGCGCCCTCGCTGCTGCCGTCGGCGAGGCCGCGCATCTGCTGGGCGATGGCGTTGAGGCCCTCGGCCGCCTTCTGCTGCTGCGAGACCGTCTGCTCCTTGAGCTGCGCCCGGCCCTGCTCGACGAGGTCCTTCGCCTGGCGCTGGGTCTCGTGCGCCACGTGCTTGGCCTGGTCGGTGGCGGTCGACGCCACCTCGCTACCGGCCTGCGCGGCGGTCTGCCCGACGTTGCGGGCCTCGTTCTTGGCGACGTCCGTGGTGTGCTTGGCCTCGTCCTTGGCGACGTCCTTGGTCGACGAGCTCTCGGTCGTGGTGGTGCTGGCGCCCGTCGTGGCCGGAACCGGTGGCGGGAACGGGGCATCGATGGAGTGAGTCATCGGTCCTCCTCGGCAAACTGCGTGGTCGGTGGTGGCGCTACCCCGCCGCCGTTGCGGCACACATCCGGCTCGGTCGTTGACCGGGCCGGGTGGCCGTCACGACGACGGGTCAGCGCCGCTGGTGTCGGGCGGGAGAGCTGACCGAAGTCGACCCGGCGCGTCCATGCGTCACGGGGCGGGACCGGGAAGGCGAGGAAAAGCAGCGCCGGCGCTGCGCCGTCCCCCGCGCCGCTCGTGAGAGCACCGTTCCGCGCAGCGGGTGGGGTACCCGCCGCCGGGGGCTGATCAAACTCCGGGGATCAGCCCGACCAGCGGAACCGCGGCGGCCGCCGCTCGGCGAAGGCCGCCACGCCCTCGGCCAGCTCGCCGGCGGCGATGGTCTCGAGGTACCGCGCCGCGGCCCGCGCCTCGCCGTCCCCGCCGCCGCCCAGGTCGGCCACGACCTCCTTGGTGGCGCGCTGGGTCAGCGCCGAGCGGGAGGCGAGCACGGCGGCGAACCGGTGCACCTCGGTCTCCAGGTCGTCGGCCTCGACCAGCCGGTCGACCAGACCGGTGCGCAGCGCGGTGGGTGCGTCGATGAGCTCGCCGCTGTAGAGCAGGTACTTCGTCGTCGCGGGGCCGACGAGGTCGACCAGCGCCTTGGTCGATGACGGGGTGTAGACGATGCCGACCTTGGCCGGGGTCACCCCGAAGACCGCGGAGTGGTCGGCGAAGCGCAGGTCGCAGCAGGTGGCCAGCTCGACCCCGCCCCCGATGCAGTGGCCGCGGACGACCGCCACCGTCGGCTTGGGGAAGGTGCGCAGCGCCGCCTGGGCGGCCAGGTTGTGCCGCCGGACCTCGGCCATCGGGTCCCGGGGGTCGTCGCCGCCGAGCAGGTCGGAGATGTCGGCGCCCGCGCAGAAGCTCGGGCCGGCGCCGGTCACCAGCAGCACCCGGACGCCGGGGTCCTCGGCGAGCGGGGCCAGCACGGCGGGCAGCGCCGCCCACATGCCGACCGTCATGGCGTTGCGCTTCTCGGGCCGGTCGATGGTGAGGACGGCGACGGAGCCGTTCCGGGTCACGCGGAGGTTGGTGGCCCCCATGCAGGGTCCCGGCGCGAGCGTGCGAGTGGTGGGGGGCATGGGGGTCCTTCCATCAGCCCAGGTCGTCGGTGGCGAAGGTGTCGCAGCGACTGGGGTCACCGGTCTCGTACCCGGTGCGTCACCAGCGCTGCCGCTGTTCGGAGGAGCCGTGGGTGAACGCGTCCTGGTCCACCGTGCCGCTGCCCAGGTTTCCCTGGTTGGAGTCGTCGCCGATGCGGGCGGCGGCGTCGAGGGCGCGGGCGATGTCGTCGTCGGTGATCTCGGCGATCAGCGGCTGGCCGGACTCGTCGGGAACGGTCTCGGCGTGGCTGGCCCACGCACCCGCGAAGCAGTCGGCCTGCAGCTCCAGGCGCACGGTGCCGCTGGTGGGCCCGGATTCGCCCGGGGTCACCTGCCGGTTGATGCCGAGCAGGTTCTGCACGCGGTGGGCGTACTCGTGGGCGATGACGTAGGCGTCGACGAACAGCCCGCCCTTCGCGTCGGCGCGGGTGCGGCAGTCCTGCTCGAGCCGGCCGTTGTCGGTCGTCTGCCCCGGGCCGAGCCCGGAGAGCCCGCCGACCCCGGCCCCGGCCCCACCGTCCCCATCCCTGAGGACCTGGAGCAGCACCACGACCAGGAGGCCGACCACGCCGAGCCCGCCGCCGCCCACGGCAAGGCCACGGCCACCCCCGAACCCGCCGCGACCGCGGACGTCCCGGACGCTCGACGTGTCGAGGCCGGCACCTTCGCTGTACCGCATCCCGTGCTGCTCCTCCCGCTGACCGGCCGTCCGAACGGTGCCACCGGATTCCGCGTGCCCGCGACTCGGGTCGCCGGGCACAGCGGCCGTGCCGGCCCTAGATTCGGCGCATGCCGTTGGAGGGTGAGTACGAACCGAGTCCGCAGCAGTGGGTCCGCGATCAGGTCGAGCGCTACGAGGCGACCGGCGGCCGCGAGGCGAACACGCTCCGGGACACCGGGTTGCCGGTGGTCATCTTCAGCACCCGCGGTGCGCGCAGCGGCAAGGTTCGCAAGCAGCCGCTGATGCGGGTCGAGCACGACGGCGTCTACGCGATGGTGGGCTCGCAGGGCGGGGCGCCCACCGACCCCGCGTGGGTCGCCAACCTCCGCGCGCACCCGGACCAGGTGACCGTGCAGGACGGCCCTGAACCGTGGGACGGCGTGGCGCGGGAGATCTCCGGCGCGGAGCGGGACGAGTGGTGGGAGCGAGCCGTGGCCGCCTACCCCGCCTACGCGGAGTACCAGGAGAAGACCGACCGGCAGATCCCGGTCTTCCTCGTCGAGCGCCGCTGAGCCGCACCCGGCCGGCGGCGGTCAGGGCCAGGCGGCGGCGAGCCGGGCGACGGCGGCCTGCACCTCCGCGCCCCACGTGGTGAACGGCTCGGCGTCCGGCGCGCGTGCACTGCCCCGCCGGGGGAGGCGCCACGTACCGGCGATGCGGCCGTCGACGACCACGGTGGGCCGGAAGACGCCGTTGCGACCGGGCACGATGCGCTCGGCGAAGACTGGGTCGAGGATCGCGCCGCGGTCGGCGTAGCCGAGCACGTACTCGTCGAAGCCGGGGAGCAGCAGCGGTTCCCGGACCTGCTCGCGGTGCGCGGCGTACCGGTCGGGGGTCGCGGGGTCGAGGAGGTACTCCGCGCCGTCCACCTCGACGCTGTCCAACCGGTCCCGGACCGCGGCCAGGCCGGTGCGGACGTCGCGCACCGTGGTCCCGGCCCAACGGACCAGGTCGTGGACGGTGGCCGGGCCGTGCCCGCAGAAGTACCGCAGCGCCAGCTCGGCCAGTGCCTCGTCCCGCGCCAGTCGGCGGGGCCGGTGCACCCACTCGTCGAGGAGCACGAACAACTGCTCGCCGTCCTGCGTGGGGCCGAGGCACAGGGTGCCGGTCTGCGCCAGGAACCACAGCAGGAGGTACCCCCGCTGGCCCGTCGTCGCGACACCGCCCGACTCGATGGCCGCCAGCAGCGCACCGCGGGAGAGCCGCCCGCCCCCGGACAGCGCGGCGGCGGTCAATTCCCGCGCGCGCTCCGCGTCGGCCCCGGTGAGCCCCAGGGCGGTGCGCCGCCCGGCCAGCCCGGCGACGGCCCGGGGGCCCAGCAGGTCGAGCATCCAGGGCAGGTCCTCGGCCGGGAGCAGGTGCAGCGTGCCGCGCATCGGCCACGAGCGGACGATCGTCCCCTCGTCCAGTGCGCGGAGCACCGCACCCCGGTCCCGCGCCGCGGTGCGCAGGGCCACCGCGGCGATCGCGCCCGGGAGGTCCTGGCCCTGCAGGGCGGTCAGCCGGGAGACGGCCGCCGCGGCGTCGGGTGCCGGTGGCCCCGCGAGCCGCTGAGCGACCAGGCGCATCAGGGCCACGTCGTGCAGCGTCGTCACGGCGGCCACCGTGGCAGACGGGTCCGACGGTCCGGCGCCCTCGGCGCCGTGCCCGGGCCGGCGCCGGTAGCGTCGGGAGGGTGATGGGGATGGGTGGGGCCGGCGGCCCGGACGCGGAGCGGCGCCGGAGGCTGGTGGCGGCGCTCGTCGTCCTCGCGATGGTGCTCGCGGCAGGCGCGACGGTGCTCTCGATCGCCTTCGGCTGACCTGGTGGGCCTTTGGGCCCTGGCGCGGCGGTAGCCGGAACGACACCGTGTGGAGACGCCGCGACCGCTCCCGGTCGGGCCCCGATCCCGGAACGAAGGACCGCCGATGACCCTGGTCGTCCCGCCGAGCGCCTCCGGATCCGCCGCCGACGAGCCCACCGGGCCGGCCGGCGGGATCCGCCCTTCCCAGCACCTCCCCGGGCCGTCGCAGCGCGTACCCGCTGACGACGCGGTGAGGGCAGCGATCGGTCGGCTCAGCGGCGAGTTCTCCGGCCGGGTGGACCGCCGGCTGCTCGTCCGGGTCGTGCGGGACTGCCGGCGGGAGCTCGGGGGCTCCCCGGTCGGTGCCCTGCCGGAGCTGGTCGAGCGGCTGGCGCGCTACCGGCTGGACCAGCGCATCGGCTGAGCGCCCGGAAACCGGGTTGCCCGGCCGGGCAGGATGACGGCGTGGGATACGTCGACGTGAGCGGGGTCCGGTACACGCTCTCGGACGGGCGGGTGCTCCTGGACGACGTCGCCTTCCGCGTCGGCGAGGGTGCCCGGGCCGCGCTGGTGGGCGAGAACGGCGCCGGCAAGACGACCCTGCTGCGGATCATCTCCGGCGACCTCTCGCCCGAGGCCGGGTCGCTCGCCCGCACCGGCGGGCTGGGCGTGATGCGGCAGTTCATCGGATCGGTCCGGGACGACACCA is a genomic window of Blastococcus sp. HT6-30 containing:
- a CDS encoding nitroreductase family deazaflavin-dependent oxidoreductase; its protein translation is MPLEGEYEPSPQQWVRDQVERYEATGGREANTLRDTGLPVVIFSTRGARSGKVRKQPLMRVEHDGVYAMVGSQGGAPTDPAWVANLRAHPDQVTVQDGPEPWDGVAREISGAERDEWWERAVAAYPAYAEYQEKTDRQIPVFLVERR
- a CDS encoding enoyl-CoA hydratase/isomerase family protein encodes the protein MPPTTRTLAPGPCMGATNLRVTRNGSVAVLTIDRPEKRNAMTVGMWAALPAVLAPLAEDPGVRVLLVTGAGPSFCAGADISDLLGGDDPRDPMAEVRRHNLAAQAALRTFPKPTVAVVRGHCIGGGVELATCCDLRFADHSAVFGVTPAKVGIVYTPSSTKALVDLVGPATTKYLLYSGELIDAPTALRTGLVDRLVEADDLETEVHRFAAVLASRSALTQRATKEVVADLGGGGDGEARAAARYLETIAAGELAEGVAAFAERRPPRFRWSG
- a CDS encoding winged helix DNA-binding domain-containing protein, which translates into the protein MTTLHDVALMRLVAQRLAGPPAPDAAAAVSRLTALQGQDLPGAIAAVALRTAARDRGAVLRALDEGTIVRSWPMRGTLHLLPAEDLPWMLDLLGPRAVAGLAGRRTALGLTGADAERARELTAAALSGGGRLSRGALLAAIESGGVATTGQRGYLLLWFLAQTGTLCLGPTQDGEQLFVLLDEWVHRPRRLARDEALAELALRYFCGHGPATVHDLVRWAGTTVRDVRTGLAAVRDRLDSVEVDGAEYLLDPATPDRYAAHREQVREPLLLPGFDEYVLGYADRGAILDPVFAERIVPGRNGVFRPTVVVDGRIAGTWRLPRRGSARAPDAEPFTTWGAEVQAAVARLAAAWP
- a CDS encoding neutral zinc metallopeptidase; its protein translation is MRYSEGAGLDTSSVRDVRGRGGFGGGRGLAVGGGGLGVVGLLVVVLLQVLRDGDGGAGAGVGGLSGLGPGQTTDNGRLEQDCRTRADAKGGLFVDAYVIAHEYAHRVQNLLGINRQVTPGESGPTSGTVRLELQADCFAGAWASHAETVPDESGQPLIAEITDDDIARALDAAARIGDDSNQGNLGSGTVDQDAFTHGSSEQRQRW